AGCACACATGAATGAAAACAACTTGCTTCATTACCAAACAACTACAGCCAAatctcagccctgcaggaatCCCAGGTATCTAACTGTGCACTTACTCCTGCAAGATTAACGTAAAGTCTTACCTCGCCAATTCTCTATTAACCATACTCCTGCTAAATTgaacaaaacccacagaactGCTTTGGGAAGAAAACTTGCTAGAAAATAAGTTATCAACAGATTACTGCAGGGTATGCTGGGATTTAAGTTTATCCTCAAATATCTTGCAAGCTTATTACACCAGCTTGCAAAGCACATACATAAGGAAAGATAATTTCTCTGTGCACCATCCTCTAAAGAGAGATTATACTAAGGTGGAACCCAGAACTGTTCAGTAAGGGAGGTCTGGGAACGCAAAGGCGCATTAACAGTTGTTACATCCAGTTGCAGAAACTCCTCTTACCCTTCACCTAATACTTACTGTTGGCTCCCACATCCTCAGCTACTCCAGAACCTCTCATTCTCAGGTATGTGAATCCCAGTATCAGAAAGAACAAGCATGCAGCAGTTAAGAGGAACATGGACAGGTAATGTGCACTGAAGCCTCCAGTGGTGGATACCTCCTCTCTTTTGAACTGTTGGAGAAGCTCCTCCTCGGGCTCAGAGAGATTCTTCTTGTAGGTGTTTTTCAGGTAGGTATGATTTGAACCCGTATGATTGGAGTGGTTGAGTCTAAGGGAGGAGGTGGTTCCACCCGGGGGAAGGCTATTAGTAGATGAATAAATCCTGGATTCAACATTACAGCTACCAGGAGCACCGCTGAGAACATGGTTATTGGTCGCTTTCCTAATGGCGCCTGGAGGGTCAGTGATTTTGCCGCTGTCCACGTCCGTGAGCGGTGGTGGCAACAGCAATACTGACGGGGATTTCTTGGGTAGGCCAATGCGGTATCTGGGGCTGGGAGGACTAGAGTCCAGATTttcacatcctcctcctcctcctcttccccccgccgccgccgccgcctcctcctcctgatTTCTGCCCCTGTCTAGACTGCCGGCAGcagccgcccccgccgccctgTCATTCGTTACGAGCACAGCAGCACCGCAGCCTCCGCCAGCCCTTTCTTGGCCCGTCTCCATCACGCCAGCGCCGGCTGCAGCGCATTTGCTTGTTATGAATGGAGCAGGCGACTTGCTGAGGCTCCGTCTGGGCCGGCGAACTGCAGACTCCTCCTGCTGTTTGGCCCTCAcccccgccgcctcctcctcctccgagtCCGAGTActtgtccctgctgcctccGTAGGAGAGGAGTCGGTTCCCGTTCACGGTCCGGTTCTTCCACCGCTGCTGCTcgctctccttttcctcctcctcttcgtCGTCGTCCTCCTCCTCGCCGTCCCCGAGCTCTCTCAGACCCTGAGTCGCCGTCGGTCTCCTGGCCGCCGCCCCCCACCAGGCGTTGGGCTTCCGCCGGGCCGCCTCCTCCGggggggagctgctgctcacgCCGCAGGCGCCGTGGGGGGCGGCGGGCCTGAGGCCGCGGAAGAGGGGCGCAGCGCGCTCCCTCCTGCCGCCGGCCTGGCCCCGGGGGCTGCTCTCCGCGTCCGACTCGTCCGAGCTGAAGCccagcagcactttgctgcCCCCGGCGGGGGGtgcggcgcggccccggccgCCTCCGGCGGCAGTCCCGGGGAGGAAGGGGTGCTCGGCGCCGGCCAGCCGCGCTCCCGGGGccgcccgcccggggccgccgcctccgcccggcGCCGCTCCGGCTCCCGTGTTATTGTTGTTGCTGTTCCGGGTCTTgttgccgccgccgccgcgggccCCGGCCCGTTCATCCTCGCGCAGCTTCTTCAGCTTCTTCAGGTAGACGGGCCGGGTGCTCTCGGTGACCGGCCCCGGGGAGAAGCCGAAGCGCCTCAGCTCCGAGAAGAGCTCCTCGTCCGTGAGCTGCGCGGCCGTCGCCATTTTccgctccccgccgccgccgcggcgcTTCCGACCCACGCGCCGCGCCGCGCTCCCCGCCGGAACTGACGCGCCGCACTCGGCTGTGGCCGAGACCCGCCCGTCACCCCGCGGCGCCGCCCGCCGGGAGCGCGGCCTGGGGAGCGGGGGGAtgagcggggcggggccgcccggcgccgccggcCCTTCCCGGCCGCCCCCGCTCGGTCGCGGCTGTCACGCGGGCCTGGCGCCACTCACACCGCCACCGCGAGAGATGGGGCCCAGGATCGCCCCGTCCGCCCCCGGGCTCGCAGAGGGAGTCCCGGGCGGCAGTCGCGCCGTGGCGGGCGGcggatgggagcagggagggcaccGCCGAACGGGCGGCCCCCGGCACGGCGCGGGTGGCCTGTGGGAGGCGCTctcggcggcggcggggaagcggcggggcgggggctgccgagtgcggggctggggggagacAGAGGCTGCTGCCGAGTGTCGGAGGGCTCGGGAATGCGTTGCAGTGAGCAGCGTCAGACCCAGCCCTGAACCTCCACTAGCGCCATTCCCGAGTGTCAAAGTTAGCCTAAAGGTGGCTGGAGAAATGGGAAGAGGCTGCGTGCACCTCTTGGCGGGCCGTTCCCGAggtggcaggcagcagctcctttccACCAATGTGCCTGGTGGGAGCAAAGAGCAAACCTTTCCCTGTTGCAGCTCCAGCATCAGGACATCTCGGCTGTGAGCAGACATAGAACCTCTCATACATACGAGAGGACGTAGTCTTAAGCTGGGCTAGGGGAGGTTTAGGAAGAATTTCCTCACAGAGAAGGTGATTAGACATTGTAATGGACTGCCCATGGATGTGGCAGACACACGCCTGGAGATGTTTGAacaaagtgccacatccagtcttaGTGCTGTGTTCTAGTTGTCACGGTGTTATTCAGTCAtaagttggacttgatgatctgaggtcttttccagcttaATAAATTCTGTGTGGTTTTGCATGTGATTAATTTTGGAATTATTTGGATGtattttacttctttcttttggaaaatatAATTCTTCATATGTATTGCAGCTGAAGTTGTCAAACTATATACAGAAACATACTGGTCATATGGTTGTGCCAATATAAA
This region of Ammospiza caudacuta isolate bAmmCau1 chromosome 5, bAmmCau1.pri, whole genome shotgun sequence genomic DNA includes:
- the LEMD3 gene encoding inner nuclear membrane protein Man1 → MATAAQLTDEELFSELRRFGFSPGPVTESTRPVYLKKLKKLREDERAGARGGGGNKTRNSNNNNTGAGAAPGGGGGPGRAAPGARLAGAEHPFLPGTAAGGGRGRAAPPAGGSKVLLGFSSDESDAESSPRGQAGGRRERAAPLFRGLRPAAPHGACGVSSSSPPEEAARRKPNAWWGAAARRPTATQGLRELGDGEEEDDDEEEEEKESEQQRWKNRTVNGNRLLSYGGSRDKYSDSEEEEAAGVRAKQQEESAVRRPRRSLSKSPAPFITSKCAAAGAGVMETGQERAGGGCGAAVLVTNDRAAGAAAAGSLDRGRNQEEEAAAAAGGRGGGGGCENLDSSPPSPRYRIGLPKKSPSVLLLPPPLTDVDSGKITDPPGAIRKATNNHVLSGAPGSCNVESRIYSSTNSLPPGGTTSSLRLNHSNHTGSNHTYLKNTYKKNLSEPEEELLQQFKREEVSTTGGFSAHYLSMFLLTAACLFFLILGFTYLRMRGSGVAEDVGANIKDPFSEELKKIQEDEISLMMKSLYALHDKLAQVAGEHECGSSVQRNLTVQEAAAYLKNLDPEYESVLNTSLQWILNSGEDVGIKCLSNDPNEMDVTNVTDVKYLESTSPKMSFRCRFRRAFVNVTHRLSILLWGVAMVWGVLHYMKYRWAKEEEETKQMYDMVVKIIDVLRSHSEACSENKELQPYMPILHVRDSLIPPQDRRKMNKVWNRAVDFLAANESRVRTETRRVGGAEFLVWKWMQPSAACDKILVIPSKVWQGQAFHLDRRNSPPNSLTPCLKIRNMFDPVMEIGDHWHLAIQEAILEKCSDNDGIVHIAVDKNSREGCVYVKCLSPEYAGKAFKALHGSWFDGKLVTVKYLRLDRYHHRFPQALTCNTPLKPSNKHMNSMSHLRLRTGTTNSQGSS